Proteins from a genomic interval of Diospyros lotus cultivar Yz01 chromosome 6, ASM1463336v1, whole genome shotgun sequence:
- the LOC127803062 gene encoding 3-epi-6-deoxocathasterone 23-monooxygenase CYP90C1: MGFGLGWWILVILFFGWSLYFKAMIKKKKLEKEEMMSSGGEQIKAAAAIPRGRSGWPFIGETLDFIACGFTSRPATFMDKRKSLYGKVFKTHILGRPVIVSTDADVNRVVLQNQGNIFVPYYPKSITDLLGESSILQMNGTLQRRVHALIGGFLRSPQLKARMAREIENSVKLTFSGWNHKRTIYLQEETKKITFEALVRMLMSIDPGEDLNFLRREYGEFIKGLICLPIRFPGSRLYKSLKAKERLLEMVRRVVEKRKAAMDKTNEKGTAWTNDAVDVLLRDASECGGEGNQRLPLDFISGNIVEMMIPGEDSVPMAMTLAVKFLSDSPVALSRLVEENMELKRQKGACCEDYAWTDYMSLNFTQNVISETLRMANIINAVWRKALKDVEIKGFFIPKGWCVLASFCSVHMDEENYENPYEFNPWRWEKPGGAAVNSNSFTPFGGGQRLCPGLEISRLEISIFLHHLVTSFRWVAGKDEIVNFPTVKMKRKLPITIFPMDH; encoded by the exons atgggTTTTGGATTAGGATGGTGGATTTtggtaatattattttttgggtgGAGTTTGTATTTTAAGGCGATgatcaaaaagaagaaattagagaaagagGAGATGATGAGTAGTGGTGGTGAACAGATAAAGGCGGCTGCTGCAATTCCCAGAGGAAGATCGGGCTGGCCTTTTATAGGAGAGACGCTCGACTTCATTGCTTGTGGCTTCACTTCTCGCCCAGCTACATTCATGGACAAGCGCAAGTCTCT GTATGGGAAGGTATTCAAAACGCACATACTGGGACGGCCGGTTATAGTATCGACGGACGCCGACGTGAATAGGGTGGTGCTTCAGAACCAGGGTAACATCTTCGTTCCATACTATCCCAAATCCATTACTGACTTGCTTGGCGAGTCTTCTATTCTGCAAATGAACGGAACTCTTCAGCGGAGAGTCCATGCCCTCATCGGCGGCTTCTTGAGGTCTCCCCAGTTGAAAGCCCGCATGGCCAGAGAAATTGAAAACTCCGTCAAGCTCACCTTCTCTGGTTGGAATCACAAGCGCACTATATATCTTCAAGAAGAAACCAAAAAG ATTACGTTTGAAGCACTGGTCAGAATGTTGATGAGCATTGATCCTGGTGAAGATTTGAACTTCTTGAGGCGAGAATATGGAGAGTTCATCAAAGGGTTGATTTGCTTACCAATTAGGTTTCCCGGAAGCAGACTATACAAATCCCTCAAG GCAAAGGAGAGGTTGTTAGAGATGGTGAGAAGGGTGGTGGAGAAGAGAAAGGCAGCCATGGATAAGACCAACGAGAAGGGGACCGCGTGGACAAACGATGCGGTGGACGTGCTGTTACGCGACGCGAGTGAATGCGGCGGCGAGGGGAACCAACGGCTGCCGTTGGATTTCATCAGCGGGAACATCGTAGAGATGATGATCCCAGGGGAGGACTCCGTGCCGATGGCGATGACGCTAGCAGTCAAGTTCCTAAGTGACAGCCCCGTCGCCCTAAGTCGCCTAGTG GAGGAGAACATGGAGCTGAAGAGGCAGAAGGGTGCATGCTGTGAGGATTATGCATGGACGGATTACATGAGCTTGAACTTCACTCAAAAT GTGATCAGTGAAACACTTAGAATGGCAAATATCATCAATGCGGTCTGGAGGAAAGCTCTAAAGGATGTTGAAATCAAAG GATTTTTTATACCAAAGGGATGGTGTGTGTTGGCATCTTTCTGTTCGGTTCACATGGATGAAGAAAACTATGAAAACCCCTACGAGTTTAATCCTTGGAGATGGGAG AAACCAGGGGGTGCTGCTGTGAACAGCAATAGCTTTACACCATTTGGTGGTGGGCAGAGGCTGTGTCCTGGATTAGAAATCTCAAGGCTTGAAATTTCCATCTTCCTTCACCATCTCGTCACCTCTTTCAG GTGGGTGGCGGGGAAGGATGAGATTGTCAATTTCCCCACTGTGAAGATGAAGAGGAAGCTGCCCATCACCATCTTCCCCATGGACCATTAA
- the LOC127803752 gene encoding ribosomal RNA small subunit methyltransferase, mitochondrial-like yields MRLKNKESGPEALRCSPLDCQTEFSPKPNSSSQASSIEPPTFNCIVIPASFSVLSANRPGGERKSRMIRRPKSLPVSIYRLGLRRCFQLEQLRSKSSRRYRLGDGERDGDMIRKPKEDREGKIRLLKSRGQHILTNRRVLDSIVHNSDVKPTDTVLEVGPGTGNLTLRLLEAAETVVAIEIDRRMVEILRGRAEEGGLEDRLKIIGGDALKTEFPRFDLVVANIPYGISSPLVAKFVFGANPFRSATLLLQKEFARRLLANPGDSEYNRLAANVKLVANVEFIMDVSKRDFVPCPKVDSSVVKIWRRPEIPDIDLHEWLAFTRTCFSKKNKTLGATFKKKKKVIELYRLSTLSGSNGENTGNCYSGDSSHDEEEEDEESAGDEAACSLSEMEMNLFRENIVGILKSSGFHDKRPSKLCNEELLDLLFKFNQAGIWFQDRVRPRDAAFTASYGP; encoded by the exons ATGAGGCTGAAAAATAAGGAGAGCGGGCCTGAAGCGCTTCGTTGCAGCCCATTGGATTGTCAGACAGAGTTCAGTCCCAAACCCAACTCAAGCAGTCAAGCATCTTCGATTGAACCTCCAACTTTCAACTGTATTGTCATCCCCGCCAGTTTTTCAGTGTTGAGCGCAAATCGGCCGGGGGGTGAGCGCAAGTCACGGATGATTCGCCGTCCAAAATCTCTCCCAGTCTCCATTTACAGGCTGGGACTCCGTCGATGTTTTCAGCTAGAACAACTTCGTTCCAAGTCTAGCCGACGGTACAGACTTGGAGACGGCGAACGCGATGGTGATATGATCCGAAAGCCGAAGGAAGATCGAGAAGGGAAGATACGTCTGTTGAAGAGTAGGGGCCAGCACATCCTGACCAATCGACGAGTTCTGGACTCTATTGTTCACAACTCCGACGTCAAGCCGACGGACACGGTGCTCGAGGTCGGACCCGGCACCGGAAATCTCACTCTGAGGCTCCTCGAGGCTGCCGAAACGGTTGTGGCAATCGAAATCGATAGACGAATGGTCGAGATTCTTCGCGGCCGCGCTGAAGAAGGTGGGCTTGAGGATCGGCTTAAA ATTATAGGCGGGGACGCGTTGAAGACTGAGTTTCCGAGGTTTGATCTCGTTGTGGCGAACATTCCATATGGAATATCTTCCCCTCTAGTGGCTAAATTCGTGTTTGGGGCGAACCCATTTCGGAGCGCAACTCTTCTCCTTCAGAAGGAGTTTGCTCGGCGGCTATTGGCCAATCCCGGAGACTCTGAGTACAACCGCTTGGCTGCAAATGTCAAGCTGGTGGCCAATGTGGAGTTTATTATGGATGTCAGCAAGAGAGACTTTGTACCCTGTCCAAAAGTTGATTCTTCAGTTGTCAAAATCTGGCGTAGACCCGAAATTCCTGATATCGATCTTCACGAGTGGTTGGCCTTCACGAGAACGTGCTTcagcaagaaaaacaaaaccttGGGCGCGAcgtttaagaagaagaagaaggtgataGAGCTGTATAGGTTGTCAACATTATCAGGCTCTAATGGAGAAAATACAGGGAATTGTTACAGTGGTGACTCTAGTCacgatgaagaggaagaagatgaagaaagtgCGGGGGATGAAGCCGCCTGCTCTTTGTCAGAAATGGAGATGAATCTGTTCAGGGAGAACATAGTTGGAATCCTGAAATCTAGTGGTTTCCACGATAAAAGACCTTCAAAGCTGTGTAACGAGGAGTTGCTGGATTTacttttcaagttcaatcaagcTGGAATATGGTTTCAAGATCGTGTAAGACCAAGAGATGCAGCATTTACTGCTTCGTACGGCCCATGA
- the LOC127804266 gene encoding uncharacterized protein LOC127804266 → MGFGTLRAIIRPISRTLLSAHTAPPSTCSRPPIVAYRSPALSFGSLHHNVPWILASRALHSLTDTRFPKRRPSDKPRRKRASLRPPGPYAWVKYVPGEPILPNQPNEGSVKRRKEKKRMRQRRAFILAEAKKRKAQLQEANRKKNIKRIERKMAAVARERAWAERLAELQRLEEEKKNAMV, encoded by the exons ATGGGCTTTGGAACCCTAAGGGCCATCATCCGACCTATTTCAAGAACCCTACTATCAGCCCATACTGCCCCCCCTTCCACTTGCAGCAGGCCTCCGATTGTTGCTTACCGGTCTCCTGCCCTTTCCTTTGGTTCACTCCACCACAATGTTCCATGGATCTTGGCGTCGAGGGCTTTGCACAGCTTAACAGATACTCGGTTCCCAAAGAGACGTCCCAGTGACAAACCTCGCAGGAAAAGGGCTAGTTTGAGACCCCCTG GGCCTTATGCTTGGGTTAAATATGTGCCTGGTGAACCAATACTTCCAAACCAACCCAATGAGGGAAGTGTAAAACGGAGGAAGGAGAAAAAGCGAATGAGACAACGGAGGGCATTTATATTG GCAGAGGCTAAGAAGAGGAAAGCCCAACTACAAGAAGCAAATAGGAAGAAGAATATTAAAAGAATAGAGCGTAAGATGGCAGCAGTGGCAAGGGAAAGAGCATGGGCCGAGAGACTGGCGGAGTTGCAGCGgctggaagaagagaagaaaaatgccATGGTTTGA